One window of Desulfarculus baarsii DSM 2075 genomic DNA carries:
- a CDS encoding TIGR03986 family type III CRISPR-associated RAMP protein, whose product MTEPKTSTAPKASYRFVPLNSRVIPAPLRLDQISHARPLPGCWSGGMTVEWRNETPICVGAPGQDKDDSVDSPFCLPGQRYALPGPSLKGMIRAVVEIATFSHLGRINDHHRFGYRDFNDQEHYRQHVKPNDLKAGWLRYDQKSGQWQLAAAKGERGFAMLPIDLLLEAIDKKVKREPGINEAKKKRDIIAKAGFGPHVISYEHKAKHGSGVNIVSALFDAVVDKKNTGVIVCADTKKKADPTPKKGDQKFEAIFHEPGEFKALPPDYMERFAFLHSKMTKSAMEPEGNWKTWLKGMGYPNPLNAGGKTEAPQQGYDFPGIPVYYCGQPPVDGRTEDDGFHMGFSRVIKIPYEFSVGQLAQRTLGRDGEKYSIPELGRELDFARAIFGDVEGSLPSERKKAADGPDRLALKGRVAFEFATLAEGRNPYLMPVSTTVMMGPKASFWPFYLRNGQDPGSSADYNDEMAILAGRKRYPVRCLGQQLPKPPADAKEKQKTKLRFLGAGHVFRGRIRFRNLHAAELGALLWALNFGDFSEPTKYFHAMGRAKGHGYGRLAATISQFRATAHCPAGQAIEARDMAPFVEEFTAYMDAGLRWLGYGFGFENSPAVTALRALADPQKSKNNDQHLGVMSMKDFRTLKRIDQAHDLLCDYVSADDWARMRP is encoded by the coding sequence ATGACCGAGCCTAAAACGTCCACCGCCCCCAAGGCTAGTTATCGTTTTGTTCCGCTAAACTCCAGGGTGATCCCCGCCCCCCTGCGCCTGGATCAGATCAGCCACGCCCGCCCCTTGCCCGGCTGCTGGTCGGGCGGCATGACCGTGGAATGGCGAAACGAAACCCCCATCTGCGTGGGCGCGCCAGGCCAGGACAAGGATGATTCCGTCGACTCGCCGTTTTGCCTGCCGGGCCAGCGTTACGCCCTGCCCGGCCCCAGCCTAAAGGGCATGATCCGCGCGGTGGTGGAGATCGCCACCTTTTCCCATCTGGGGCGAATCAACGATCATCATCGCTTCGGCTATCGAGATTTCAACGATCAAGAACACTATCGCCAGCACGTAAAGCCCAATGATTTGAAAGCCGGCTGGCTGCGTTATGATCAAAAATCTGGCCAGTGGCAATTGGCCGCCGCCAAGGGCGAGCGCGGGTTCGCCATGTTGCCAATCGACCTGCTGCTTGAGGCGATTGACAAAAAAGTTAAACGTGAACCTGGGATCAACGAAGCTAAAAAGAAAAGGGATATTATCGCCAAGGCCGGCTTCGGGCCGCATGTCATTTCCTATGAGCACAAAGCAAAACATGGCTCTGGCGTGAATATTGTTTCCGCGCTTTTCGATGCTGTCGTGGACAAAAAAAATACCGGCGTAATCGTCTGCGCTGACACCAAAAAAAAGGCTGATCCAACGCCCAAAAAGGGTGATCAAAAATTCGAGGCCATTTTTCACGAGCCGGGCGAGTTCAAAGCGCTGCCGCCAGACTACATGGAGCGGTTCGCGTTTCTGCATTCCAAGATGACCAAAAGCGCCATGGAGCCGGAAGGCAACTGGAAGACATGGCTGAAGGGCATGGGCTATCCCAACCCCCTGAATGCGGGCGGCAAGACGGAAGCCCCCCAGCAGGGTTATGACTTCCCCGGCATCCCGGTTTATTATTGCGGCCAGCCGCCGGTGGACGGGCGCACCGAGGACGATGGCTTCCACATGGGCTTTTCCCGGGTCATCAAGATCCCCTACGAGTTTTCCGTGGGCCAACTGGCCCAGCGCACCCTGGGCCGGGATGGCGAAAAGTACTCCATCCCCGAACTGGGGCGGGAGCTGGACTTCGCGCGGGCCATCTTCGGCGACGTGGAGGGCTCCCTGCCCTCGGAGCGCAAAAAGGCCGCCGACGGGCCCGACCGCCTGGCCCTCAAGGGGCGGGTGGCCTTTGAGTTCGCCACGCTTGCGGAGGGCCGGAACCCCTATCTGATGCCTGTTAGCACCACTGTCATGATGGGCCCAAAGGCCTCGTTCTGGCCATTTTATCTGAGAAACGGCCAAGACCCCGGCTCATCGGCGGACTACAACGACGAAATGGCCATCCTGGCCGGCCGCAAACGCTATCCAGTTCGCTGCTTGGGGCAGCAATTGCCCAAGCCGCCCGCCGACGCCAAAGAGAAGCAAAAGACCAAGCTGCGCTTCCTGGGCGCGGGCCATGTCTTCCGGGGCCGCATTCGATTTCGCAACCTGCACGCCGCGGAGCTGGGCGCGCTGTTATGGGCGCTGAATTTTGGCGATTTTTCAGAGCCGACCAAATACTTTCACGCCATGGGCCGGGCCAAGGGTCATGGCTATGGCCGGCTGGCGGCCACGATCAGCCAGTTTCGGGCCACGGCGCACTGCCCGGCGGGCCAGGCGATCGAGGCCCGGGACATGGCGCCGTTCGTGGAGGAGTTCACCGCCTACATGGACGCGGGGCTTCGCTGGCTGGGCTATGGCTTCGGCTTTGAAAATTCCCCGGCGGTCACGGCCCTGCGCGCCCTGGCCGACCCGCAAAAGAGCAAAAATAACGACCAGCACCTGGGCGTTATGAGCATGAAAGACTTCCGAACGTTGAAAAGGATAGATCAGGCCCACGACCTGCTTTGCGACTATGTGTCGGCCGACGATTGGGCCAGGATGCGCCCCTGA
- a CDS encoding RAMP superfamily CRISPR-associated protein: MAKQRHEYRICLRLESPFASQGLNVAFLGVDTHLARDHAGKLIIPGALLRGVLRHTLLEMAGRMQAQPRAAQDPPPLFDEKKVCEWFGSASANPWPRSKNGQDEPAKPEPSADRFAPQRGLARVDDLVCGADEPARPGFLTRIQINHQSGSVETGALQVLEQPFALGAPVDFRGAMTFYGDDAEAKVFRQATETALGFIRALGGVKSAGFGFLAETACGDYAEALTKAATLELVNSQPTPAATPPSAAGPVVFDLRFKDPYLVDAELVALNIYQGREIVPGGVIKGCLARMLELAGESGWQGALQRMRLSHAVPLGPTGDRPRFEPPLTRYRDKAGQEGDLFDHANDFDGLSEEVWFAVDWKHDGDGSDYHVRTRTAMAPGAEMAAESQLFSYRLVKPEEKVLRFTALFAPEDEQNSTVVNTILATLCSGLDFVGKTGARATVTWRPEASAERQARPGGPDGKTWRVVLQTPAALFSPEKCRSDQSPEARALYLQYWRDLLTLWPKAGKLDEARFDFFAAQAWDGGYRAMRYPSSPGRYLPYILTQPGSVFLIAFADGDPAQQRALFAHLIRHGLPVYQAETWNVPEPWRACPYLPENGYGEIIADWEDVLRLRKVGGHA, from the coding sequence TTGGCTAAACAGCGCCACGAATATCGGATTTGCCTGCGCCTGGAAAGCCCCTTCGCCAGCCAGGGCCTGAACGTCGCCTTCCTGGGCGTCGACACCCACCTGGCCCGCGACCACGCGGGCAAATTGATCATTCCCGGCGCATTGCTCCGGGGCGTGTTGCGCCATACGCTGCTGGAAATGGCCGGTCGCATGCAAGCCCAGCCCCGCGCCGCGCAAGACCCGCCGCCCTTGTTCGACGAAAAAAAGGTGTGTGAGTGGTTTGGCTCCGCCAGCGCCAACCCCTGGCCGCGGAGCAAAAATGGCCAAGACGAGCCAGCCAAGCCGGAGCCATCGGCCGACCGCTTCGCGCCCCAGCGGGGCCTTGCGCGCGTTGACGATTTGGTCTGCGGCGCGGACGAACCCGCCCGTCCCGGCTTTCTCACCCGCATCCAAATAAACCACCAGAGCGGCAGCGTGGAAACCGGCGCCTTGCAGGTGCTGGAGCAACCCTTCGCCCTGGGCGCGCCGGTGGACTTTCGCGGCGCGATGACTTTTTATGGCGACGACGCGGAGGCCAAGGTTTTCAGGCAGGCCACGGAAACCGCCTTGGGGTTCATCCGCGCCCTGGGCGGCGTGAAGTCGGCCGGCTTTGGTTTTTTGGCCGAAACCGCTTGTGGTGACTACGCGGAGGCCTTGACCAAAGCCGCCACGCTGGAGCTCGTGAATTCCCAACCAACTCCGGCCGCGACGCCGCCCAGCGCCGCCGGGCCCGTCGTCTTTGATCTGCGCTTCAAAGACCCATATTTGGTCGACGCCGAGTTGGTGGCCTTGAACATCTATCAGGGGCGAGAGATCGTGCCCGGTGGGGTGATCAAAGGCTGTCTGGCCCGCATGTTGGAGCTGGCCGGCGAGAGCGGCTGGCAAGGCGCTTTGCAACGCATGCGCCTCAGCCACGCCGTGCCCTTGGGCCCCACGGGCGACCGCCCGCGCTTTGAGCCGCCCCTGACCCGCTATCGCGACAAGGCCGGCCAGGAAGGCGATCTGTTTGACCACGCCAACGACTTTGACGGGCTGAGCGAAGAGGTGTGGTTCGCCGTCGACTGGAAACATGACGGCGACGGCTCTGACTATCACGTGCGCACCCGCACGGCCATGGCTCCCGGCGCCGAGATGGCCGCGGAGAGCCAGCTTTTCTCGTATCGTCTGGTCAAGCCCGAGGAAAAGGTTCTGCGCTTCACGGCGCTGTTTGCCCCGGAAGATGAACAAAACAGCACGGTGGTCAACACCATTCTGGCCACGCTTTGCTCCGGCCTGGATTTCGTCGGCAAGACCGGCGCGCGGGCCACGGTCACTTGGCGGCCGGAGGCCAGCGCCGAGCGTCAGGCCAGGCCCGGTGGCCCCGATGGCAAAACCTGGCGGGTCGTCCTCCAGACGCCGGCCGCCCTGTTCAGCCCCGAAAAATGCCGGTCGGACCAATCACCAGAGGCCAGAGCGCTATATCTGCAATATTGGCGCGACCTGCTGACGCTTTGGCCAAAGGCCGGGAAGCTCGACGAGGCGCGGTTTGATTTCTTCGCGGCCCAGGCCTGGGATGGCGGCTACCGGGCCATGCGCTACCCGTCTTCGCCGGGCCGATACCTGCCCTACATCCTCACCCAGCCCGGCTCGGTGTTCCTAATCGCCTTCGCCGACGGCGATCCGGCCCAACAGCGGGCCCTTTTCGCGCACCTGATACGCCATGGCCTACCGGTCTACCAGGCCGAGACCTGGAACGTCCCTGAGCCGTGGCGCGCCTGCCCCTATCTGCCCGAGAACGGCTATGGCGAGATCATCGCGGACTGGGAGGATGTGCTCCGCCTGCGCAAGGTTGGCGGCCATGCTTGA
- a CDS encoding RAMP superfamily CRISPR-associated protein, which yields MLDQVILCGQLEALSPLHVGTGDFTPLAQLFENDSRKLSHLAADDRGRGALVATIVRDHENRPCLSATAIKGCLRAACRAVGWDQLDIKHLFGEARESEDVGAMAKVLLRLANMDGLEQYFPPERTPLPYYRHEALSYIQTRIRVDHDAGVAADKYLFFQEMVPQGVRFRFRAVFRGAWEECQQKLLPALALLGRHQGVALGKGYTLGNGRIRLVPDSLQARVVGFDALRCLPTVGAKTAVCLPADASASPAVRISLRLACEGPFLVLDPTGADAAAQKGAANQLQPLLRQDNQPDLLASSLMGALRARLAWLSQLADESDGDDPERILKPRQSPVELSTSERLFGVTGWRGLVRLASLEIEDAGQTCVVPRVALDRFTAGPIDGALFFTNARVGVKYKVRLVLESRRHTDAATNQAQVFGAGAETDEKAFRALIHELTVDDPLLMLGHGTNQGFGWFQVEEIARDDRA from the coding sequence ATGCTTGATCAGGTCATCCTGTGCGGCCAATTGGAGGCCTTGTCCCCCCTGCACGTCGGAACCGGCGACTTCACGCCTTTGGCCCAGCTCTTTGAGAACGACTCACGGAAACTCAGCCATCTGGCGGCCGATGACCGGGGGCGTGGCGCCCTGGTGGCCACCATTGTCCGCGATCATGAAAACCGGCCCTGCCTGTCGGCCACGGCGATCAAGGGCTGCTTGCGGGCCGCCTGCCGGGCCGTTGGCTGGGATCAACTTGATATCAAACACCTTTTTGGCGAAGCGCGGGAGAGCGAGGATGTCGGCGCCATGGCCAAGGTGCTCTTGCGCCTGGCCAATATGGACGGCTTGGAGCAATACTTCCCGCCCGAGCGCACGCCCCTGCCCTATTACCGCCATGAGGCGCTCAGCTACATCCAGACCCGCATCCGGGTGGATCATGACGCCGGCGTCGCTGCCGACAAGTATCTGTTTTTTCAAGAAATGGTTCCGCAAGGGGTTCGTTTTCGGTTCAGGGCGGTTTTTCGCGGCGCCTGGGAGGAGTGCCAACAAAAATTGCTGCCGGCCTTGGCCCTGCTGGGCCGCCACCAGGGCGTCGCCCTGGGCAAGGGCTACACCTTGGGCAACGGCCGGATCAGGCTTGTGCCCGATTCGCTCCAGGCCCGGGTGGTCGGCTTTGACGCGCTGCGCTGCCTGCCAACCGTCGGCGCGAAAACAGCCGTCTGCCTGCCCGCCGACGCCTCGGCCAGCCCGGCCGTGCGCATCAGCCTTCGTTTGGCGTGCGAGGGCCCGTTCCTGGTTCTAGACCCGACCGGGGCCGACGCCGCCGCTCAAAAAGGCGCGGCCAACCAGCTTCAGCCCTTGCTGCGCCAAGATAACCAGCCGGATTTGCTGGCCTCGAGCCTGATGGGCGCGTTGCGGGCGCGCTTGGCCTGGCTGAGCCAGTTGGCAGACGAGTCGGACGGCGATGACCCCGAGCGGATTCTGAAACCAAGGCAAAGCCCGGTCGAGCTGAGCACCAGCGAGCGGCTATTTGGCGTCACCGGCTGGCGGGGCCTGGTGCGCCTGGCCAGCCTGGAGATCGAGGACGCGGGCCAAACCTGCGTCGTGCCCCGCGTGGCCCTGGACCGCTTCACCGCCGGGCCCATTGATGGCGCGCTGTTTTTCACCAACGCCCGCGTGGGCGTGAAATACAAAGTGAGGCTAGTGTTGGAAAGCCGGCGGCATACCGATGCGGCGACCAATCAAGCCCAGGTCTTCGGAGCCGGCGCGGAAACCGATGAAAAAGCGTTTCGCGCTCTTATCCACGAGCTGACCGTTGACGATCCGCTGCTCATGCTGGGACATGGAACCAACCAGGGCTTTGGCTGGTTTCAGGTGGAGGAGATCGCCCGAGATGACCGAGCCTAA